In Solanum lycopersicum chromosome 5, SLM_r2.1, the following are encoded in one genomic region:
- the LOC138348385 gene encoding protein MAINTENANCE OF MERISTEMS-like — translation MEQIIKEFSNDILLPEVFVPYSTSSSEFMLGPCFKDGFPSELESFYPLAEGEKLLLHTLQPGWQEKNTWNSWPTATEGWIRWVDRMERVKGETWRTADIYDTIQLSKFNIQCDRNLLYAALCFWSTSGNAFHFNFGMMSPTVFDISALTGIRPHGEAISSVLDIQRQKWGKSKKTSYEKFIKLNMQREDVTEEEHLAFLNMWLCKFVFCIGSRIVAEEYDRLAIALASGRKVALAPFILSHLYRGCRSVVTRGFSNAGGPFWILQLWLQSYFPQYRQLPYDTKNCRTFGIALAQGNLKQNSFRECFTFFYSCSSVSPSQFIPYSPGWLQLAEHIPSSKAALDAIWSSFLIPRDLQYGLALGNSSVGKAGVEYYSPNQFARQFGLTQTVPLPPHRSLNASPLERVVFNSESGIREVDTKFDQLKRNFSLVEFRPNPICTPSFESWWSTYISRTRTESAEQILNRIIGEEEIKKRRNKGSISQQEKDSRPSKNSKRELVSGSKNVS, via the exons ATGGAGCAGATAATTAAGGAGTTTAGCAATGACATTCTACTTCCTGAGGTCTTTGTTCCGTATTCTACAAGTTCTTCGGAGTTTATGTTGGGCCCGTGCTTCAAGGATGGATTTCCTTCGGAGCTCGAGTCATTTTATCCCCTAGCAGAAGGGGAGAAGCTACTTCTACACACACTGCAACCTGGTTGGCAGGAAAAAAACACGTGGAACTCATGGCCAACTGCAACGGAAGGATGGATCCGTTGGGTCGACCGAATGGAGAGGGTTAAGGGGGAGACCTGGCGGACAGCGGACATATATGATACAATACAATTATCCAAATTCAACATACAATGTGACCGCAATTTGTTGTATGCTGCACTGTGCTTTTGGTCTACATCAGGTAATGCATTCCATTTCAATTTTGGGATGATGAGTCCAACGGTGTTCGACATTTCTGCTTTGACAGGAATTAGGCCTCATGGTGAGGCAATTAGCTCAGTCCTGGACATCCAGCGTCAAAAGTGGGGCAAGAGTAAGAAAACATCCTATGAGAAGTTCAtcaaactgaacatgcaaagaGAGGACGTAACTGAGGAGGAACATTTGGCGTTCCTCAATATGTGGCTCTGCAAATTTGTATTTTGCATTGGTTCGCGTATAGTAGCAGAGGAGTATGATCGACTAGCCATAGCTCTTGCTTCAGGCAGAAAGGTTGCTTTGGCTCCTTTCATACTATCTCATCTATACCGAGGTTGTAGAAGCGTAGTCACCCGGGGATTTAGTAATGCAGGGGGGCCCTTCTGGATCCTACAGCTCTGGCTGCAGTCTTACTTTCCACAGTATAGACAGTTGCCTTACGATACAAAGAACTGTAGGACTTTTGGGATTGCCCTGGCTCAAGGGAATTTAAAACAGAACAGCTTCCGAGAGTGCTTTACCTTCTTCTACTCATGCTCCTCCGTATCTCCGAGCCAGTTCATTCCGTATTCACCAGGATGGCTGCAATTGGCGGAGCATATTCCATCTAGTAAGGCAGCTCTAGACGCTATCTGGTCCAGCTTCCTTATTCCACGAGACCTCCAGTATGGTCTCGCTTTAGGGAACTCAAGTGTTGGAAAAGCTGGAGTGGAGTATTACTCACCAAATCAGTTTGCACGGCAGTTTGGCTTGACACAGACAGTTCCTCTACCTCCTCATCGGTCACTCAACGCTTCACCACTTGAAAGGGTTGTTTTCAATTCAGAAAGTGGCATTAGAGAAGTGGATACGAAGTTCGATCAACTGAAGAGAAATTTCTCACTTGTCGAATTTCGTCCTAATCCAATATGTACGCCATCATTTGAGTCGTGGTGGTCTACTTACATAAGTAGAACACGGACGGAATCAGCTGAGCAGATCCTAAATAGGATTATCGGCGAGGAAGAAATCAAGAAGAGAAGGAACAAAG GCTCTATTTCGCAGCAAGAAAAAGATAGCAGGCCTTCGAAAAATTCAAAGAGGGAACTGGTCTCTGGCTCGAAAAATGTAAGTTAA